In a single window of the Methanofollis ethanolicus genome:
- a CDS encoding methanogenesis marker 7 protein: MIFVPITYKGGVFRHDEVVDLIEDLGGYIVQKHMIAQEVVLQCLVPKEDVDLIRTVGRPLGGEVTVAPLVGTEIAVVSPSLEIHHLPHSSCDVAEYLRRAGAKTNMVGLARGFGKRIANLNVEERDTINEHDLAIYVLGNFEVCIEEKFPHLRRGIHVPIVLTGAPPTDRLKAVIDPPVEGYVGEMGRLMHRTKRPEELSVLDEMVEEVARVLDERRAAIAKDPLSVSPARLMDVILEKVPEVHAVTHPTPVTVQMAGLRVKLPYESYAKALRALEIEEGVTVGDVADVLPSKMRNYIWIRIKPFSETNTMV, translated from the coding sequence GTGATCTTTGTGCCCATCACCTACAAAGGGGGGGTCTTCAGGCACGACGAGGTCGTCGACCTCATCGAGGACCTCGGCGGCTACATCGTGCAGAAGCACATGATCGCCCAGGAGGTCGTCCTCCAGTGCCTGGTGCCGAAGGAGGACGTGGACCTGATCCGGACGGTCGGCAGGCCTCTCGGCGGCGAGGTGACGGTCGCGCCCCTCGTCGGCACGGAGATCGCCGTCGTCTCCCCGTCCCTGGAGATCCACCACCTCCCCCACTCGTCCTGCGACGTCGCCGAGTACCTCCGGCGGGCCGGGGCGAAGACGAACATGGTCGGCCTCGCCCGCGGTTTCGGCAAGAGGATCGCGAACCTCAATGTGGAGGAGAGGGACACGATCAACGAGCACGACCTTGCGATCTATGTCCTCGGCAACTTCGAGGTCTGTATCGAGGAGAAGTTCCCCCACCTCCGCCGGGGCATCCACGTGCCGATCGTCCTCACCGGCGCCCCGCCGACAGACCGCCTGAAGGCGGTCATCGACCCGCCCGTGGAGGGCTATGTCGGCGAGATGGGCCGCCTGATGCACAGGACGAAGAGGCCCGAAGAACTCTCCGTCCTGGACGAGATGGTCGAGGAGGTGGCCCGCGTCCTGGACGAGAGGCGGGCGGCGATCGCGAAGGATCCCCTCTCCGTCTCCCCGGCACGCCTGATGGACGTGATCCTGGAGAAAGTCCCCGAGGTCCATGCCGTCACCCACCCGACGCCCGTCACCGTCCAGATGGCGGGTCTGCGTGTGAAACTCCCCTATGAGTCCTACGCGAAGGCTCTCCGTGCCCTGGAGATCGAGGAAGGCGTCACCGTCGGCGATGTCGCCGACGTCCTCCCGTCGAAAATGAGAAACTACATCTGGATCCGGATAAAACCCTTCTCCGAAACGAACACCATGGTGTAA
- a CDS encoding methanogenesis marker 15 protein, with protein sequence MTEKVRIAQLSCGPEYSGVQKEINDAAAMVDAEVFFPDIMLDDVREGFESFGLDVRSPDLKLAIGRAKALVDGKIDADAVFIATCFRCAEAAIVRNELRRYIHENSSLPVVSYSFTERTTAGTLLTRMEALTTIARRRALLAREEQEGITMGIDSGSSTTKAVVMKDNEIVGTGWLPTTEVLKSAEGVVDLALAEAGLALNDIQAIGTTGYGRYLVGKHFNAQLVQEELTVNSKGAVYLADRQHGPATVIDIGGMDNKAITVQDGIPGMFTMGGICAGASGRFLEMTAKRLGIDITELGPLAMKGMGDKVPMNSYCIVFGTQSLVNALAEGSAREDVAAAACHSVAEQVFEQQLQEVDIKEPVIMVGGTSLIQGLVYAMGQLLQTEVVVPHHSQYIGAVGCALLASGFVKGE encoded by the coding sequence ATGACTGAGAAGGTGCGGATCGCGCAACTCTCCTGCGGGCCCGAGTACTCGGGCGTCCAGAAGGAGATCAACGATGCCGCGGCGATGGTCGACGCCGAGGTCTTCTTCCCCGACATCATGCTCGACGACGTGCGGGAGGGCTTCGAGAGCTTCGGCCTCGACGTCAGGAGTCCTGACCTGAAACTTGCGATCGGGCGGGCGAAGGCCCTCGTCGACGGGAAGATCGACGCCGACGCCGTCTTCATCGCCACCTGCTTCAGGTGTGCCGAGGCGGCGATCGTGAGAAACGAACTCCGCCGGTACATCCACGAGAACTCCAGCCTCCCGGTCGTCTCGTACTCCTTCACCGAGAGGACGACCGCGGGCACCCTCCTCACCAGGATGGAGGCCCTGACCACCATCGCCCGGCGTCGCGCCCTCCTTGCCCGGGAGGAGCAGGAAGGGATCACCATGGGCATCGACTCGGGTTCGTCGACGACGAAGGCGGTGGTCATGAAGGACAACGAGATCGTCGGCACCGGGTGGCTCCCGACGACGGAGGTGCTGAAGAGCGCCGAAGGGGTTGTCGACCTCGCCCTGGCCGAGGCCGGCCTCGCCTTGAACGACATCCAGGCGATCGGGACGACCGGGTACGGTCGGTACCTCGTCGGCAAACACTTCAATGCGCAGCTCGTCCAGGAGGAACTGACCGTCAACTCGAAGGGTGCGGTCTACCTTGCCGACAGGCAGCACGGCCCCGCGACGGTCATCGACATCGGCGGCATGGACAACAAGGCGATCACGGTCCAGGACGGGATACCCGGCATGTTCACGATGGGCGGGATCTGCGCCGGGGCGAGCGGTCGGTTCCTGGAGATGACCGCGAAGCGTCTCGGCATCGACATCACCGAACTCGGCCCCCTCGCGATGAAGGGGATGGGCGATAAGGTGCCGATGAACTCGTACTGTATCGTCTTCGGGACGCAGAGCCTGGTGAACGCCCTTGCCGAGGGGAGCGCCCGCGAGGACGTCGCCGCGGCGGCCTGCCACTCGGTGGCCGAGCAGGTCTTCGAGCAGCAGCTCCAGGAGGTGGACATCAAGGAGCCGGTGATCATGGTCGGCGGCACCTCCCTGATCCAGGGGCTGGTGTACGCGATGGGCCAACTCCTCCAGACCGAGGTCGTCGTCCCGCACCATTCCCAGTATATCGGTGCGGTGGGGTGCGCCCTGCTGGCTTCGGGTTTCGTGAAGGGAGAGTAG
- a CDS encoding methanogenesis marker 6 protein, with translation MAEYVPKYVGTVTKYVFVESPLLTPKDLAVRAYEISGGVMIKETCFGLQVTGTPDEVEALVAKVREFDPSHIFVKDRGFPPGDERRCRANLGGARPGYLGHEFEMKKVRYISKGLEAAAATVPPLPEKPKPLDARRLKEMMDAEEP, from the coding sequence GTGGCTGAGTATGTCCCGAAATATGTCGGCACCGTGACGAAGTACGTCTTCGTCGAGTCGCCCCTCCTCACTCCGAAGGACCTTGCTGTCAGGGCCTACGAGATCTCGGGCGGCGTCATGATCAAGGAGACCTGTTTCGGCCTCCAGGTGACAGGCACGCCCGACGAGGTCGAGGCCCTGGTGGCGAAGGTCAGGGAGTTCGACCCGTCCCACATCTTCGTGAAGGACCGGGGCTTTCCCCCCGGCGACGAACGCCGCTGCCGGGCGAACCTCGGCGGGGCGAGGCCCGGCTACCTCGGCCACGAGTTCGAGATGAAGAAGGTCCGGTACATCTCGAAGGGCCTGGAGGCGGCCGCGGCGACGGTCCCGCCCCTGCCTGAAAAACCGAAACCCCTGGACGCACGGAGACTGAAAGAAATGATGGACGCAGAGGAGCCGTAA
- a CDS encoding carboxymuconolactone decarboxylase family protein → MEFEEKLAAVLEGGKAEVASRWLAEIEEEYGRAPLILKRMGERPEVLISHLLYKSSVFETSHLDPKCIELISLAVGAALKCRHCVEYHMASAKAKGATRDEILEAILIAGLASNASVLADAYRVMDEEQASEPCISCDIQGTNGDSGKTE, encoded by the coding sequence ATGGAGTTTGAAGAGAAACTCGCCGCGGTCCTGGAGGGCGGGAAGGCAGAGGTCGCATCACGCTGGCTTGCCGAGATCGAGGAGGAGTACGGGCGGGCGCCGCTGATCCTGAAGCGGATGGGCGAGCGGCCCGAGGTGCTCATCTCCCACCTGCTGTACAAGTCCTCGGTCTTCGAGACCAGTCATCTCGACCCGAAGTGTATCGAGCTGATCAGCCTTGCCGTCGGCGCCGCCCTCAAGTGCCGCCACTGCGTGGAGTACCATATGGCGTCGGCGAAGGCGAAGGGCGCCACCCGCGACGAGATCCTGGAGGCGATCCTCATCGCCGGCCTGGCTTCAAACGCTTCCGTCCTTGCCGACGCCTATCGCGTGATGGACGAGGAGCAGGCCTCCGAGCCCTGCATCTCCTGCGACATCCAGGGGACGAACGGGGACTCCGGAAAAACGGAGTGA
- a CDS encoding methanogenesis marker 17 protein, whose translation MAALEYFVVECAEEKGREAYERIANDVLLDLDLVRVVSKLHIFIDPHVPVFVAVGATHPLGGPVRVRDFADVNVDEEGRAVLSIGDETYLAPMLQALWSRFGKDFVEQPDRFSVVVTVPEGEDPRAIEEIVVAHPEDGLYKDLVYALQIIAPEGFKVRREHHREGVFYYVASENTLDPEIVETLVAEKMKLIGVSL comes from the coding sequence ATGGCCGCGCTTGAATACTTCGTCGTCGAATGCGCCGAGGAGAAGGGGAGGGAGGCGTACGAGAGGATCGCAAACGACGTCCTCCTCGATCTCGACCTTGTCAGGGTCGTCTCGAAACTCCACATCTTCATCGACCCGCACGTGCCGGTCTTTGTTGCGGTCGGGGCGACCCACCCCCTCGGCGGCCCTGTGCGGGTGCGTGACTTCGCCGACGTGAACGTGGACGAGGAAGGGCGGGCCGTCCTCTCGATCGGGGACGAGACCTATCTTGCGCCGATGCTCCAGGCTCTCTGGAGCCGTTTCGGCAAGGACTTTGTTGAGCAGCCCGACCGTTTCTCCGTCGTGGTGACGGTGCCCGAAGGGGAGGACCCGCGGGCGATCGAGGAGATCGTCGTCGCTCACCCGGAGGACGGTCTCTATAAGGACCTCGTGTACGCCCTCCAGATCATCGCCCCGGAAGGGTTCAAGGTGCGCCGGGAGCACCATAGAGAAGGGGTCTTTTACTATGTGGCGAGCGAGAACACCCTCGACCCGGAGATTGTCGAGACTCTGGTCGCGGAGAAGATGAAACTGATCGGGGTGAGTCTGTGA
- a CDS encoding glycosyltransferase family 4 protein: MFALRRLKIAFFCWESLHGIRVGGLAPAATCLAEALARDHEVHFFTRGSGPPEKNGVVYHYCDPHGGNIVEFCKDLALKACNQFSEEDSPPFDVLHFHDWHFVEAMHRLRERRTVLSFHSTEYGRNGNQKGGWWEFGEISGKEWYGAYIAKRVVAVSKTLRAEVIDLYAVPDWKIDAVPNGIDPETFAMQVDQGAVKRRYGIHPYAPLVFFGGRLVYQKGPDILVKAIPSVLRHRWDANFIFAGKGDMQDWVARHTRGVPAQVLGYLNEPDFVSLLNAADIVAIPSRNEPFGLILTEAWSASRCVVASDVGGLGENIEHLVNGVKVPVSAEGIAGGINTVIGDRRLCSTLGLHGREKVEREFRWEAVARAMEQVYEKVL; the protein is encoded by the coding sequence GTGTTTGCTCTGCGGAGACTGAAAATCGCGTTCTTCTGCTGGGAGTCGCTCCATGGCATCAGGGTCGGCGGCCTCGCCCCGGCGGCGACCTGCCTCGCCGAGGCCCTCGCCCGCGACCACGAGGTCCACTTTTTCACCCGCGGTTCCGGGCCGCCCGAGAAAAACGGCGTCGTCTACCACTACTGCGACCCGCACGGCGGCAACATCGTCGAGTTCTGCAAAGACCTCGCCCTGAAGGCCTGCAACCAGTTCAGCGAGGAGGACTCGCCGCCCTTCGACGTCCTCCACTTCCACGACTGGCACTTCGTCGAGGCGATGCACCGCCTGCGGGAGAGGCGGACGGTGCTCTCCTTCCACTCCACCGAGTACGGGCGGAACGGCAACCAGAAAGGCGGGTGGTGGGAGTTCGGCGAGATCTCCGGGAAGGAGTGGTACGGCGCCTATATCGCGAAGAGGGTGGTCGCCGTCTCGAAGACCCTGAGGGCGGAGGTGATCGACCTGTACGCTGTCCCGGACTGGAAGATCGACGCCGTCCCAAACGGGATCGACCCGGAAACCTTTGCGATGCAGGTCGACCAGGGCGCGGTGAAGCGCCGGTACGGCATCCACCCCTATGCGCCTCTCGTCTTCTTCGGCGGCCGTCTCGTCTACCAGAAAGGGCCGGACATCCTCGTGAAGGCGATCCCGTCCGTACTGCGGCACCGCTGGGACGCGAACTTCATCTTCGCGGGCAAGGGCGACATGCAGGACTGGGTCGCCCGCCATACCCGGGGGGTGCCGGCGCAGGTGCTCGGCTATCTCAATGAACCCGACTTCGTCAGCCTCCTCAATGCCGCGGACATCGTCGCCATCCCGAGCAGGAACGAGCCTTTCGGCCTGATCCTCACCGAGGCCTGGAGTGCGAGCCGGTGCGTCGTCGCCTCGGACGTCGGGGGCCTCGGCGAGAACATCGAGCACCTGGTGAACGGCGTCAAGGTGCCGGTTTCGGCCGAGGGGATCGCGGGCGGGATCAACACGGTCATCGGCGACCGCAGACTCTGCTCCACCCTCGGCCTGCACGGCCGGGAGAAGGTGGAGAGGGAGTTTCGGTGGGAGGCGGTGGCGCGGGCGATGGAACAGGTCTACGAGAAGGTGCTCTGA
- a CDS encoding glycoside hydrolase family 57 protein produces MASLCMGFEVHQPFRLNRDFVPAMARGRRDLKGCYFDPSNREILDRVAARCYIPATEIVLDALDGGMKCAFSLSGVLVEQLERWRPDALALFAEVAAHKNAEFLAQTYYHSLAGFFADTEELNLQMRMHADLMHDLFGRVPTVAENTEFALDDRIAAVVRDLGFSAVYTEGADRLLGGRDPNETYTCDGLPLLLRNCPLSDDIAFRFSWAGWDKHPLTAETYASWVARSPGRCAHVFIDYETFGEHHREESGILDFLDALPGAFADAGVATLLPSEAAASPSAGELALEDVVSWADLEKDASAWLGNPVQQSAFFALEHSPARSARPDLWRYLGTSDHFYYLARKDGSCGEVHRYFCPEGNDGSHDAYMRVLSHLESRCLGRGRRAVASLPPDRAFHFCFPGGQYAGVSAHSLREFEEALERAPRESVWWHLDRGDYSRWIGGAVGDRRLARAVSACATPDDVREAVRARRCLLCGD; encoded by the coding sequence ATGGCATCACTATGCATGGGCTTTGAAGTGCATCAGCCCTTCAGGCTCAACAGGGATTTTGTACCGGCGATGGCGAGAGGCCGGCGTGACCTGAAGGGGTGTTACTTCGATCCGTCGAACCGGGAGATCCTGGACCGCGTCGCCGCCCGGTGCTATATCCCGGCGACGGAGATCGTCCTCGACGCCCTCGACGGCGGGATGAAGTGCGCCTTCTCCCTCTCCGGTGTGCTCGTCGAGCAACTCGAAAGGTGGCGCCCGGACGCCCTCGCCCTCTTTGCGGAGGTGGCGGCCCACAAAAACGCCGAGTTCCTCGCCCAGACCTACTACCACAGCCTTGCCGGTTTCTTCGCCGACACGGAGGAACTCAACCTGCAGATGAGAATGCACGCCGACCTGATGCACGACCTCTTCGGGAGAGTGCCGACGGTCGCCGAGAACACCGAGTTCGCGCTGGACGACCGGATCGCCGCCGTCGTGCGGGACCTCGGTTTCTCCGCGGTCTATACCGAGGGGGCCGACCGCCTGCTCGGCGGGCGGGACCCGAACGAGACCTACACCTGCGACGGCCTCCCCCTCCTCCTCCGCAACTGCCCTCTCTCCGACGACATTGCCTTCCGCTTCTCCTGGGCCGGGTGGGACAAGCACCCGCTGACGGCGGAGACCTATGCCTCCTGGGTCGCCCGATCGCCGGGGAGGTGCGCCCATGTCTTCATCGACTACGAGACCTTCGGCGAGCACCACCGTGAGGAGAGCGGCATCCTGGACTTCCTCGACGCACTACCTGGGGCCTTCGCCGACGCCGGCGTCGCCACCCTCCTCCCCTCGGAGGCGGCCGCCTCCCCCTCCGCCGGGGAGTTAGCCCTCGAAGACGTGGTCTCCTGGGCCGACCTTGAGAAAGACGCGTCTGCATGGCTCGGGAACCCCGTTCAGCAGAGCGCCTTCTTCGCCCTCGAACACTCCCCCGCGAGGTCGGCCCGCCCGGACCTCTGGCGCTATCTCGGGACGAGCGACCACTTCTACTACCTCGCACGAAAGGACGGGTCCTGCGGCGAGGTGCACCGCTACTTCTGTCCCGAGGGGAACGACGGTTCCCATGACGCCTACATGCGGGTGCTCTCCCACCTGGAGAGCAGGTGTCTCGGCAGGGGGAGACGGGCGGTTGCGTCTCTTCCGCCCGACCGCGCCTTCCACTTCTGCTTCCCCGGCGGGCAGTACGCGGGCGTCTCCGCGCACAGCCTCCGGGAGTTCGAGGAAGCCCTGGAAAGAGCGCCCCGCGAGTCGGTCTGGTGGCACCTCGACCGCGGCGACTACTCACGGTGGATCGGGGGTGCGGTCGGCGACCGGAGACTGGCGCGGGCCGTCTCGGCCTGCGCGACCCCTGACGACGTGCGGGAGGCGGTGCGTGCACGGAGGTGTTTGCTCTGCGGAGACTGA
- a CDS encoding methanogenesis marker 5 protein: MAKVFIYPATSLILSDMVARFGHEPLGSAIGIRERIQTPGFESPPLQITPEEPKKGLKWAAVEVPSGVRGRMAVYGPLIEAAEAAVIVRDPEFAFGCMGCARTNELILFHLRNKGFPVLELDYPTSDNEGVAFVAAIREFLGGLPKEGSP, encoded by the coding sequence ATGGCGAAGGTATTTATTTATCCGGCGACGAGCCTCATCCTCTCAGATATGGTCGCCAGGTTCGGGCACGAACCTCTCGGATCGGCGATCGGCATACGCGAACGTATCCAGACTCCGGGCTTCGAGAGCCCGCCCCTCCAGATCACCCCCGAGGAACCGAAGAAGGGGCTGAAATGGGCGGCTGTCGAGGTGCCGTCAGGGGTCAGGGGGAGGATGGCCGTGTACGGCCCCCTGATCGAGGCGGCAGAGGCCGCGGTCATCGTCAGGGACCCGGAGTTCGCCTTCGGGTGCATGGGGTGCGCCCGGACGAACGAACTGATCCTCTTCCACCTGCGGAACAAGGGTTTCCCTGTCCTCGAACTCGATTATCCCACTTCGGACAACGAGGGCGTCGCCTTCGTCGCCGCGATCAGGGAGTTCCTTGGCGGTCTTCCGAAGGAGGGATCGCCATGA
- the mmp3 gene encoding methyl-coenzyme M reductase-associated protein Mmp3 has protein sequence MHVLLDGKPVEAGAGATLGDLLPDLDGSYVVAVIRPQAMEAAQTGHIRLVTTAGEVVIETTPLFSTYFGNETIPDTLTLRWSDRYAAAFGPFPSGVSPDRRPHRYGRGDVVLGCAGYDPARSVLLFARADHRADFGAGADGGVVGTIVSGRGVIDRWTAGDAVTAVERVVSWADRSTSFTTADPATPLEEGCEVVTRVEVTAEGYGGDIVGTKTARSVEHLLLSLEDGFFSVGRAASTFIRDESMVPMDVSMDLKKPRREGAVTVRAAGGSRGGIYIYREEIPSHPAHTLVGHVAHGIEVVKLAESGQRFRVSVDPPRFDLVGLPLSGAQAIAEERGIGVELKGEGDDLIVVGQAPGTTLEALAKGSVVLSVLPAEKVVGITLDDAHAPATCDIFRRATGLKTHAVGSMPVLFTFEDVTLFQPKIKKSVNILPENVPKDHVPAASLAMTNESRRGAGMVGVRATDNSEFGPTSEPFESTNLIGTVLDLEKVARFKEGETVYVREVKRRG, from the coding sequence ATGCACGTCCTCCTTGACGGGAAACCTGTGGAGGCCGGTGCCGGGGCGACTCTCGGCGACCTCCTCCCCGACCTGGACGGGTCGTATGTCGTGGCGGTGATCCGCCCGCAGGCGATGGAGGCGGCGCAGACCGGACATATCCGCCTTGTGACCACGGCGGGCGAGGTCGTGATCGAGACCACACCTCTCTTTTCGACGTATTTTGGCAACGAAACCATCCCCGACACTCTCACCCTCCGCTGGAGCGACCGGTACGCCGCCGCGTTCGGGCCCTTCCCCTCGGGCGTCTCGCCCGACAGGAGGCCGCACCGGTATGGCCGCGGCGACGTCGTTCTCGGGTGTGCGGGCTATGACCCGGCACGCTCCGTCCTGCTCTTCGCCCGCGCCGACCACCGCGCCGACTTCGGCGCCGGCGCGGACGGCGGGGTCGTCGGAACGATCGTCAGCGGCCGGGGCGTCATCGACCGCTGGACGGCGGGCGACGCGGTCACCGCGGTCGAGAGGGTCGTCTCCTGGGCCGACAGGTCCACGTCGTTCACGACCGCCGACCCGGCGACGCCCCTCGAAGAGGGGTGCGAGGTCGTCACCCGCGTCGAGGTGACGGCCGAGGGCTACGGCGGCGACATTGTCGGGACGAAGACTGCGAGGAGCGTCGAGCACCTCCTCCTCTCCCTGGAGGACGGGTTCTTCTCGGTCGGCAGGGCGGCCTCCACTTTCATCAGGGACGAGTCCATGGTCCCGATGGACGTCTCGATGGACCTCAAAAAGCCGCGGCGAGAGGGCGCGGTCACGGTCAGGGCGGCAGGAGGGTCCCGCGGCGGGATCTATATCTACCGCGAGGAGATCCCGAGCCACCCGGCACACACTCTCGTCGGGCATGTCGCCCACGGCATCGAGGTCGTGAAACTTGCGGAGAGCGGGCAGCGCTTCAGGGTCTCTGTCGACCCGCCCAGGTTCGACCTGGTGGGCCTCCCCCTCTCCGGGGCGCAGGCGATCGCGGAGGAGAGGGGCATCGGGGTCGAACTGAAGGGCGAGGGCGACGACCTCATCGTCGTCGGCCAGGCGCCGGGCACGACCCTCGAAGCCCTTGCGAAGGGGTCGGTCGTCCTCTCCGTCCTCCCGGCGGAGAAGGTCGTCGGCATCACTCTCGACGACGCCCACGCCCCGGCCACCTGCGACATCTTCAGGCGAGCGACCGGCCTCAAGACCCATGCGGTCGGGTCGATGCCTGTCCTCTTCACCTTCGAGGACGTCACCCTCTTCCAGCCGAAGATCAAGAAGAGCGTCAACATCCTCCCTGAGAATGTCCCGAAAGACCACGTGCCCGCGGCCTCCCTCGCGATGACGAACGAGTCGCGCCGCGGCGCCGGCATGGTCGGCGTCCGGGCGACCGACAACTCCGAGTTCGGCCCGACGTCGGAACCCTTCGAGAGCACGAACCTCATCGGCACGGTGCTCGACCTGGAGAAGGTCGCCCGCTTCAAGGAAGGGGAGACCGTCTATGTGCGGGAGGTGAAGCGCCGTGGCTGA
- a CDS encoding glycosyltransferase family 4 protein, with the protein MRVAYFLDEFPPFLRGGLGTYALEMAPRLAAAGHDLTVYAFRMGDAAVEEEWAGARVRRLPLPEPAPLLPVVLPSEVAAWPPDAAHFFADYLFYNIVSAGDLLARGEGTDLAVAHDWLAAPAAMVTAASLGIPFVFHVHSTEGGRSEGGGSPTVRALEARALEKAAAVITVSHAMEDELLALGVPAEKIRVVHNGVDTAKYDPARIPPPEVRAFRDRLGIGCDPLVLFIGRLTRVKGVDILLRAFGMLLQEVPAAHLLVLGVGEMDGEIRRLADEVGEGRVHLEFSFLPEKERILRYAAADVCVFPSTYEPFGIVCTEAMAMGKPVVVGARGTSGMREQVVPAGEGICGFHINPHDPADIATYLSLVLRDPALRDQMGRNGRARAVSLFSWNRAARETAAVYEEAVRGGKRS; encoded by the coding sequence ATGCGGGTCGCCTATTTTCTCGACGAGTTCCCTCCCTTTCTCCGGGGCGGCCTGGGGACATATGCACTGGAGATGGCCCCGCGCCTTGCGGCGGCAGGCCACGACCTCACCGTCTATGCCTTCAGAATGGGGGACGCGGCCGTGGAGGAGGAGTGGGCCGGGGCCCGTGTCCGCCGCCTCCCCCTCCCCGAACCCGCTCCTCTCCTCCCGGTGGTCCTGCCCTCCGAGGTTGCGGCCTGGCCCCCCGACGCCGCCCACTTCTTCGCCGACTACCTCTTCTACAACATCGTCTCCGCCGGCGACCTCCTTGCCCGCGGCGAGGGGACCGACCTCGCGGTGGCGCACGACTGGCTCGCCGCCCCGGCCGCGATGGTGACGGCCGCGTCCCTCGGCATCCCCTTCGTCTTCCATGTCCACTCGACCGAAGGGGGACGGTCAGAGGGCGGAGGGTCGCCGACTGTCCGGGCCCTCGAAGCCCGCGCCCTGGAAAAGGCCGCCGCCGTCATCACGGTCAGCCATGCGATGGAGGACGAACTCCTCGCCCTCGGCGTCCCCGCGGAAAAGATCCGGGTCGTCCACAATGGCGTCGATACGGCGAAGTACGATCCCGCCCGTATCCCCCCGCCGGAGGTGCGGGCCTTCAGGGACCGCCTCGGCATCGGGTGCGACCCCCTCGTCCTCTTCATCGGCCGGCTGACGCGGGTGAAGGGGGTCGACATCCTTCTGCGGGCCTTCGGCATGCTCCTGCAGGAGGTACCCGCGGCGCATCTCCTCGTCCTCGGCGTCGGCGAGATGGACGGGGAGATCAGGCGTCTCGCCGACGAGGTCGGGGAGGGGCGGGTCCACCTGGAGTTCTCTTTTCTCCCGGAAAAGGAGCGTATCCTCCGCTATGCCGCGGCCGACGTCTGCGTCTTCCCCTCGACCTACGAGCCCTTCGGCATCGTCTGCACCGAGGCGATGGCGATGGGAAAACCTGTCGTCGTCGGGGCGCGGGGCACCTCCGGGATGCGGGAGCAGGTCGTGCCGGCGGGCGAGGGCATCTGCGGTTTTCATATCAACCCCCATGACCCGGCCGACATCGCCACCTACCTCTCTCTCGTCCTCCGCGATCCCGCCCTGCGCGACCAGATGGGGAGGAACGGGAGGGCGCGGGCCGTCTCCCTCTTCTCCTGGAATCGGGCGGCGCGGGAGACGGCGGCGGTCTACGAGGAGGCCGTCAGGGGAGGGAAACGATCGTGA